Below is a window of Cryobacterium sp. PAMC25264 DNA.
GCCAGGCGTGCCCGACGACCACGCGCCGTCGCCCTCGGAAGTGTTCTGACCTCTGTCGTGCTCGTGCTCAGTGCGGCCGCACCGCTCTCGGCCAACGCCGCGCTCGCGCCCGGAACGCCGCGGGGAGCTGTCTCGGCCACGGCAGCCGATCACACGCCGGAGGCGTCCACGTCGGCAGCGACACCGACACCCACGCCTACGCCTACGCCTACGCCTACGCCTACGCCTACGCCTACAGACTCACCCACACCGACTCCGACCATGACACCCTCGCCGACTCCGACCACGACTCCCGCGCCCGATCCGCCGGCACCCACCGAGACGCCCACCCCGCCACCGCCGACAGAAACCCCTGCTCCCGCGGATCCGGGCGGAACGCCGAGCCCGACTCCGACGCCGACGCCGACGCCGAATCCCGCCCCCGCTCCCTCATCGGCGCCCGGCGAGCCGGGCAACCCGGGCGACGAACCACCGGCGGGCGAGCCGGATCCACCCGGAACCCAGCCGGACCCGTCGACCACGGATGCTCCCGACCCGGACGGGACGGGAAACGAACCCGGCGCCCCCGTCACCCCGGAGCCGGCCCCCGGCGACAGCACGCCGGCCGAACCCGGGACGCCCGCGGGGAGCGCCGGCGACCCTCAGGCATCCGCCGGGGAGGCCGGCCGCGGAGCGGAGAACGGCGCACCGGCCGGACCGGCAGCCCCGAGGGCGTCGAGGGCATCCGGTGTTCCCCCGTCGAACTCCACCGGACGCGCGCCGTCGCGGGATTACTCGCGCGCCGCCGCGGCCGTCGCGACCGCGGAGGGCACCAGGACCGCCGCCGAGGTCGCCTATGACACCGCCAGGCTCGACCTGGCCGCAACGGTGGCCGACCATGCATCCGCGTCGACCCGCCTCGAGGAGGTGCAAGCCCTCGCCGAGGCGGCGTCAACCCAGTCCGCGATCTCCTCCCGGGCCCTGGCCACGCTGGTGCGGGCGACGGTGCAGCGGGGCACGGACACCACCACACTGGATGCCCTGCTCGGCGACCACGGTTCCGCCGAGCTGCTGTCCCGGCTAGGCATCGTGGACCGGATCTCGGAGTTGACGGGCAGTCTCGGCGAGCTGCGGCAGCGGGTGGAACAGGACCGACAGCGGGCGGCACGCCTCCAGGCGGACTCCGAGCTCGCCCAGGCCGCCACCCAGAATTTCCCCCTGGCCGACAAGCAGGCCGCCCTCGCGACGGCGCAGGTCACCCTCGGCCAGGCGACCGCTGCCCTCGCTGCCGCCACGAGTGGGGCGCAGACCACGCTGGCCGAATCTGCCTCGGCCGCAGCGCTCCGCTCGAGCGCGGCATCCAGTGAGCTGGCCGGCATTGCGTTGGCGCGCGTGAGCGGGCAGGGCTGGGCGACGCCGGCGGCAGGCGGCGTCACCGATGGCTTCGGACCACGCCCCACCCTGCCGCTGCCCGGCGTCGAAGCGTTCCACTCGGGCGTCGACCTGGGCGCCGAGTGCGGGTCGCCGGTCTTCGCGGCCAGCGCCGGAATCGTCGCCCAGACCGGCCGACTGGGCACCTACGGCAACTGGGTGCTGATCGACCACGGTGAGGGTGTCACCACCGGCTATGCGCATATCCGGGATGACGCGACGCTGGTGAGCGTGGGCGAGGCCGTCACGGCCGGCCAGGTGATCGCCGGGGTCGGCAGCACCGGCGCGTCGACGGGGTGCCATCTGCACATCGAGGTGC
It encodes the following:
- a CDS encoding M23 family metallopeptidase, whose product is MTPSPTPTTTPAPDPPAPTETPTPPPPTETPAPADPGGTPSPTPTPTPTPNPAPAPSSAPGEPGNPGDEPPAGEPDPPGTQPDPSTTDAPDPDGTGNEPGAPVTPEPAPGDSTPAEPGTPAGSAGDPQASAGEAGRGAENGAPAGPAAPRASRASGVPPSNSTGRAPSRDYSRAAAAVATAEGTRTAAEVAYDTARLDLAATVADHASASTRLEEVQALAEAASTQSAISSRALATLVRATVQRGTDTTTLDALLGDHGSAELLSRLGIVDRISELTGSLGELRQRVEQDRQRAARLQADSELAQAATQNFPLADKQAALATAQVTLGQATAALAAATSGAQTTLAESASAAALRSSAASSELAGIALARVSGQGWATPAAGGVTDGFGPRPTLPLPGVEAFHSGVDLGAECGSPVFAASAGIVAQTGRLGTYGNWVLIDHGEGVTTGYAHIRDDATLVSVGEAVTAGQVIAGVGSTGASTGCHLHIEVRIDGTPIDPQPFFAARGITLGTE